The following proteins are encoded in a genomic region of Pelodictyon phaeoclathratiforme BU-1:
- the rplL gene encoding 50S ribosomal protein L7/L12 has product MSIETLVEEIGKLTLTEASELVKALEEKFGVSAAPVAVAGVAAAAAGDAPVVEEQTEFDVVLTAAGESKINVIKAVRAITGLGLKEAKDLVDGAPKTVKEAISKDEAEKIAKELKDAGASVEVK; this is encoded by the coding sequence ATGTCTATCGAAACACTTGTAGAGGAAATTGGTAAGTTGACTCTTACAGAAGCTTCAGAGTTGGTGAAGGCTCTTGAAGAGAAGTTTGGCGTCAGTGCTGCCCCTGTTGCAGTTGCCGGAGTGGCAGCCGCAGCCGCAGGTGATGCGCCAGTTGTGGAAGAACAGACCGAGTTTGACGTTGTGCTGACAGCCGCAGGCGAAAGCAAAATCAATGTGATCAAGGCAGTTCGTGCTATTACAGGTCTTGGTCTGAAAGAGGCAAAGGATCTTGTCGATGGCGCTCCGAAGACGGTTAAAGAAGCAATTTCCAAGGATGAAGCAGAAAAGATTGCCAAAGAGCTGAAGGACGCAGGTGCATCAGTAGAGGTTAAATGA
- the rpoC gene encoding DNA-directed RNA polymerase subunit beta', which yields MIFSQGASPLKGEFSRIKFSIASPESILAHSRGEVLKPETINYRTFKPERDGLMCEKIFGPTKDWECYCGKYKRVRYKGIICDRCGVEVTTKSVRRERMGHIALAVPVVHTWFFRSVPSKIGALLDLSTKELERIIYYEVYVVINPGEPGEKQGIKKLDRLTEEQYFQIITEYEDNQDLEDSDPDKFVAKMGGEAIHMLLKNIDLDASAIHLRKVLKESNSEQKRADALKRLKVVEAFRKSYEPHKKTRKKPQGLFPEDELPEPYVYEGNKPEYMVMEVVPVIPPELRPLVPLEGGRFATSDLNDLYRRVIIRNNRLKKLIDIRAPEVILRNEKRMLQEAVDALFDNSRKANAVKTGESNRPLKSLSDALKGKQGRFRQNLLGKRVDYSGRSVIVVGPELKLHECGLPKSMAIELFQPFVIRRLVDRGIAKSVKSAKKLIDKKDPIVWDVLEKVIDGRPVLLNRAPTLHRLGIQAFQPLLIEGKAIQIHPLVCTAFNADFDGDQMAVHIPLSQEAQLEASLLMLSSHNLILPQSGKPVTVPSQDMVLGMYYLTKSRSRDLGEGQIFYSPQDVLIAYNEERVGLHAQIFVQYDGEIDQKFDSLRVLDTMTDLTAEKSAWLKAQIEKKCILLTTVGRVIFNQNVPKEIGFINRVIDKKVAKELIGRLSSEVGNVETAKFLDNIKEVGFHYAMKGGLSVGLSDAIVPETKARHIKSAQRDSTKVVKEYNRGTLTDNERYNQIVDVWQKTSNIVAEESYQKLKKDRDGFNPLYMMLDSGARGSREQVRQLTGMRGLIARPQKSMSGQPGEIIENPIISNLKEGLTVLEYFISTHGARKGLSDTSLKTADAGYLTRRLHDVAQDVIVTIDDCGTTRGLYVHRNIEEETSGQIKFREKIKGRVAARDIIDTLNNNVIVNSGEIITEELAELIQETAGVEEAEIRSVLTCESKIGICSKCYGTNLSVHELVEIGEAVGVIAAQSIGEPGTQLTLRTFHQGGTAQGGISETETKAFYDGQIQFEDIKTVEHTAINEDGVADLRIIVIQKNGKINIADPESGKILKRYLVPHGAHLHCKNGSLVKKDQVMFSSEPNSTQIIAEIPGIIKFADIEKGITYKEEVDPQTGFSQHTIINWRSKLRATETREPRLMIIDASGEVRKTYPVPIKSNLYVEDGQKVEPGDIMAKVPRNLDRVGGDITAGLPKVTELFEARIPTDPAIVTEIDGYVSFGSQRRSSKEIKVKNDFGEEKVYYVQVGKHVLANEGDEVKAGDPLTDGAVSPQDILRIQGPNAVQQYLVNEIQKVYQINAGVEINDKHLEVIVRQMLQKVRVEEPGDTDLLPGDLIDRSAFVESNQSVAEKVRITEKGDAPARIQDSQLHKVRDITKLNRELRKNSKNMIAFEPALQATSHPVLLGITSAALQTESVISAASFQETTKVLTDAAVAGKVDYLAGLKENVIVGKLIPAGTGLKRYKAIKLTGEGQESNATERVVEEPATREGFANER from the coding sequence ATGATTTTTTCACAGGGAGCATCGCCCTTAAAAGGTGAATTTTCACGAATAAAGTTTAGTATTGCATCACCTGAAAGCATTCTTGCTCATTCACGGGGAGAGGTACTGAAGCCGGAGACGATAAACTACCGTACGTTCAAACCGGAACGTGACGGTTTGATGTGCGAAAAAATATTTGGCCCGACAAAGGATTGGGAGTGTTATTGCGGTAAATACAAGCGTGTACGCTATAAAGGGATTATCTGCGACCGTTGCGGCGTAGAGGTTACGACCAAGAGTGTCCGCAGGGAGCGTATGGGCCATATCGCCCTCGCTGTTCCTGTGGTGCATACCTGGTTTTTCCGTTCGGTTCCAAGCAAGATCGGTGCACTGCTTGACCTTTCGACCAAAGAGCTTGAAAGGATCATCTATTATGAAGTCTATGTTGTCATCAATCCCGGTGAACCTGGTGAAAAGCAGGGGATCAAGAAACTCGATCGTCTGACTGAAGAGCAATATTTCCAGATTATCACCGAGTATGAGGATAATCAGGATCTTGAGGATTCAGACCCTGACAAGTTTGTGGCGAAAATGGGTGGCGAAGCCATTCATATGCTTCTCAAGAACATAGACCTTGACGCATCAGCGATACATCTGCGTAAAGTGCTCAAAGAGAGCAATTCAGAGCAGAAAAGAGCCGATGCGCTGAAACGGCTGAAAGTTGTTGAGGCCTTCAGAAAGAGTTATGAGCCGCACAAAAAAACCAGGAAAAAGCCTCAGGGTCTTTTCCCTGAAGATGAGCTTCCCGAGCCCTACGTCTATGAAGGCAACAAGCCGGAATATATGGTGATGGAAGTCGTTCCGGTCATTCCTCCGGAACTGCGTCCACTTGTTCCCCTTGAAGGTGGCCGGTTCGCTACCTCAGATCTGAATGATCTGTATCGCCGGGTAATTATTCGCAACAACCGGCTGAAAAAACTGATCGATATCCGTGCTCCTGAGGTTATTCTTCGAAACGAGAAGAGAATGCTCCAGGAAGCGGTTGATGCCCTGTTTGATAACTCTCGCAAAGCCAATGCAGTCAAGACCGGAGAGTCAAACAGGCCGCTGAAATCACTTTCAGATGCCCTGAAGGGCAAGCAGGGTCGATTCCGCCAGAACCTTCTTGGTAAAAGGGTCGATTATTCAGGCCGTTCGGTTATCGTTGTCGGACCGGAATTAAAACTGCATGAGTGCGGTCTGCCGAAAAGTATGGCTATTGAGCTTTTTCAGCCCTTTGTGATTCGTCGTCTTGTTGATCGCGGTATTGCAAAATCGGTCAAATCGGCCAAGAAGCTTATTGATAAAAAAGATCCGATTGTCTGGGACGTCCTTGAAAAGGTTATTGACGGCAGGCCGGTTCTGCTGAACAGGGCGCCGACTCTTCATCGACTCGGTATCCAGGCATTCCAGCCCCTGCTGATTGAAGGCAAGGCCATTCAGATTCACCCTCTGGTCTGTACAGCGTTCAACGCTGACTTTGATGGTGACCAGATGGCTGTACACATCCCATTGTCGCAGGAAGCGCAGCTTGAAGCATCACTCCTCATGCTGTCGTCTCATAATCTGATTTTGCCGCAGTCTGGCAAGCCAGTTACGGTTCCTTCACAGGACATGGTACTCGGTATGTACTACCTGACAAAGTCACGCTCCAGAGATCTTGGCGAGGGGCAGATATTCTACAGCCCTCAGGATGTTCTTATAGCATATAACGAAGAGCGTGTGGGTCTTCATGCCCAGATTTTCGTCCAGTATGATGGCGAGATTGATCAGAAATTCGATTCGCTGCGTGTCCTTGATACAATGACGGATCTGACGGCAGAAAAGTCTGCCTGGCTCAAAGCGCAGATAGAGAAGAAATGCATTTTGCTGACGACGGTTGGCCGGGTGATTTTCAACCAGAATGTGCCAAAAGAAATAGGCTTTATCAACCGTGTTATTGACAAAAAGGTTGCAAAGGAGCTGATCGGGCGACTGAGCAGTGAGGTTGGTAATGTTGAAACAGCCAAATTCCTTGACAATATCAAGGAGGTCGGTTTCCACTATGCGATGAAAGGCGGACTTTCAGTTGGTCTGTCCGATGCCATTGTGCCTGAAACCAAGGCACGCCATATCAAGAGTGCGCAGCGGGACAGCACAAAAGTTGTCAAGGAGTACAATCGCGGAACACTGACAGACAATGAACGTTACAACCAGATTGTTGACGTCTGGCAGAAAACCTCCAATATCGTTGCAGAAGAGTCATACCAGAAGCTGAAAAAAGATCGTGATGGTTTCAATCCGCTCTATATGATGCTTGATTCCGGAGCCCGTGGCTCCAGGGAGCAGGTTCGTCAGTTGACCGGTATGCGAGGTCTTATTGCTCGTCCTCAGAAATCCATGTCGGGACAGCCGGGTGAAATTATTGAAAACCCGATTATCTCGAACCTCAAGGAGGGACTGACCGTTCTTGAGTACTTCATTTCAACACACGGTGCGCGGAAAGGTCTTTCCGATACGTCACTGAAGACGGCTGATGCAGGTTACCTGACCAGACGACTTCATGATGTGGCGCAGGACGTCATTGTAACTATTGATGACTGCGGAACAACTCGTGGACTCTATGTACACCGCAATATTGAGGAAGAGACCAGCGGCCAGATCAAGTTCCGGGAAAAAATCAAGGGTCGTGTCGCTGCCCGCGATATCATCGATACCCTGAACAATAATGTTATCGTAAATTCCGGTGAAATTATCACTGAAGAGCTTGCCGAGCTTATTCAGGAGACTGCCGGTGTTGAAGAGGCGGAGATCCGTTCAGTGCTGACCTGTGAATCCAAAATCGGCATCTGTTCAAAATGTTATGGAACAAACCTTTCGGTCCATGAACTTGTTGAAATTGGAGAAGCGGTTGGTGTTATTGCTGCACAGTCGATCGGAGAGCCTGGAACACAGTTGACACTTCGTACCTTCCACCAGGGTGGTACGGCACAGGGTGGTATTTCGGAAACCGAGACCAAAGCCTTCTATGATGGCCAAATTCAGTTTGAGGATATCAAGACTGTTGAGCATACTGCCATTAATGAGGATGGCGTTGCAGATCTGAGGATCATTGTTATCCAGAAAAACGGCAAGATCAATATTGCCGATCCTGAATCCGGAAAGATACTGAAACGTTATCTTGTGCCTCATGGCGCGCATCTGCACTGTAAAAACGGCTCACTTGTCAAAAAAGACCAGGTGATGTTCAGCAGTGAGCCCAACAGCACACAGATCATTGCAGAAATTCCGGGTATCATCAAGTTTGCTGATATTGAAAAAGGTATCACCTACAAGGAAGAGGTTGATCCCCAGACCGGATTTTCGCAGCACACCATCATCAACTGGCGTTCAAAGCTGAGAGCTACTGAAACAAGGGAGCCAAGGTTGATGATTATTGATGCAAGCGGAGAGGTAAGAAAGACCTACCCCGTTCCAATCAAGTCAAATCTTTATGTCGAAGACGGGCAGAAAGTTGAGCCTGGCGACATCATGGCCAAGGTACCAAGAAACCTCGACCGTGTCGGAGGCGATATTACCGCCGGTCTGCCAAAAGTTACCGAGCTGTTCGAAGCCCGAATTCCTACAGATCCTGCAATCGTTACAGAAATTGACGGCTATGTCAGTTTCGGTTCACAGCGCAGAAGCAGTAAGGAGATCAAGGTTAAAAACGACTTTGGTGAAGAGAAGGTCTACTATGTCCAGGTTGGAAAGCATGTGCTTGCCAACGAAGGTGATGAGGTCAAGGCAGGCGATCCGCTGACGGATGGCGCCGTATCACCACAGGATATCCTCCGTATTCAGGGCCCCAATGCAGTCCAGCAGTACCTTGTGAACGAGATTCAGAAAGTGTACCAGATCAATGCGGGTGTGGAGATCAACGACAAGCATCTTGAGGTTATTGTGCGCCAGATGCTTCAGAAAGTACGGGTTGAAGAGCCTGGAGATACCGATCTGCTGCCTGGAGACCTGATTGACCGGAGCGCTTTTGTTGAGTCAAACCAGAGTGTAGCCGAAAAGGTACGCATCACTGAAAAAGGCGATGCTCCTGCAAGGATTCAGGATAGTCAGCTCCATAAGGTGCGTGACATCACCAAACTGAATCGCGAGCTTCGCAAGAACAGCAAAAACATGATTGCGTTTGAACCAGCCCTTCAGGCAACATCGCATCCGGTACTCCTTGGCATAACAAGCGCAGCTCTTCAGACAGAGAGTGTCATTTCCGCAGCATCGTTCCAGGAGACCACCAAGGTCTTGACCGACGCGGCTGTTGCAGGAAAGGTTGACTATCTGGCAGGACTGAAAGAAAACGTCATTGTCGGCAAGCTGATCCCTGCCGGTACGGGACTGAAGAGGTATAAAGCTATAAAACTGACGGGTGAAGGTCAGGAGAGTAACGCAACCGAACGGGTGGTTGAAGAGCCTGCAACCAGGGAAGGTTTCGCCAATGAGCGATAA
- the rplK gene encoding 50S ribosomal protein L11, giving the protein MAKKVLGFIKLQIPAGAANPAPPVGPALGQKGVNIMEFCKQFNAKTQSEAGMIIPVVITVYSDKSFTFITKTPPAAVLLLKEASLKKGSGEPNRNKVGTVTRDQVRKIAELKMPDLNAVNSEGAEEMIMGTARSMGIVVEG; this is encoded by the coding sequence ATGGCAAAAAAGGTACTCGGTTTTATCAAGCTTCAGATCCCGGCTGGTGCAGCGAACCCTGCTCCTCCTGTCGGTCCCGCCCTTGGACAGAAGGGTGTCAATATCATGGAGTTTTGCAAGCAGTTCAATGCGAAAACCCAGTCTGAAGCGGGGATGATTATCCCTGTAGTTATTACGGTATACTCTGACAAGTCCTTTACGTTTATTACCAAGACCCCTCCTGCAGCCGTTCTTCTCCTCAAAGAGGCGAGTTTGAAGAAAGGTTCAGGTGAACCAAATCGCAATAAGGTCGGGACGGTTACCCGTGACCAGGTTCGCAAGATTGCTGAACTGAAAATGCCGGATCTCAATGCAGTCAACAGCGAAGGGGCTGAAGAGATGATCATGGGTACGGCGAGAAGTATGGGAATTGTTGTTGAGGGCTGA
- the rplA gene encoding 50S ribosomal protein L1, translating into MAGKKYRDAASKIERFHEYDLVDAVVKVREITEVKFDATVDIAVKLGVDPRHADQVVRGTVMLPHGTGKTVSVLVVCKEAKAEEARAAGADMVGFEEYIEKIQEGWTGVDVIIATPDVMGQLGKVAKILGPRGLMPNPKSGTVTMDVAKAVKEVKAGKIEFRVDKAGNVHAPVGKVSFQPDQLVANITSFLKEVVRLKPSAAKGQYVQGIALSSTMSPSVKVKMEKFVA; encoded by the coding sequence ATGGCTGGAAAAAAATACAGAGATGCCGCATCGAAGATCGAACGCTTTCATGAGTACGATCTGGTGGATGCTGTGGTGAAGGTGAGGGAAATTACCGAAGTTAAATTTGATGCGACAGTTGATATTGCCGTAAAGCTTGGTGTTGATCCTCGACATGCTGATCAGGTAGTTCGTGGCACGGTGATGTTGCCGCATGGTACCGGTAAAACGGTTTCTGTGCTGGTCGTCTGCAAAGAGGCAAAAGCTGAAGAAGCTCGTGCTGCAGGAGCAGACATGGTAGGTTTTGAGGAGTATATCGAGAAGATTCAGGAAGGATGGACCGGTGTTGATGTTATTATAGCGACTCCTGATGTTATGGGACAACTTGGTAAAGTTGCCAAGATTCTTGGACCTCGCGGTTTAATGCCAAACCCGAAGTCGGGAACCGTGACGATGGATGTGGCCAAGGCTGTCAAAGAGGTCAAGGCCGGTAAAATCGAGTTCAGAGTAGATAAAGCCGGAAATGTACATGCCCCTGTCGGCAAGGTTTCGTTTCAGCCTGATCAGTTGGTTGCCAATATTACCAGCTTCCTCAAGGAGGTTGTTCGTCTCAAGCCATCAGCAGCCAAGGGTCAGTATGTGCAGGGAATTGCGCTTTCAAGCACGATGTCCCCGAGCGTGAAGGTTAAAATGGAAAAATTTGTCGCCTAA
- the rplJ gene encoding 50S ribosomal protein L10 — translation MKRDRKEEIVQEVAEKINRSQGIYLTEFQGLSVAKMSELRREFRKVGVEYRVVKNTLIKQALKDLAGADKLAPGLKSTTAVAFGFDDPVAPAKVIRKFSKTNDALKFKMASIDGVVFGPDQLPLLSEMLTKTENIGRAAGLINGVVSSVPMVVNAVMRNLVCALDQIAKQKQ, via the coding sequence ATGAAGCGAGATAGAAAAGAGGAGATCGTTCAGGAAGTAGCTGAAAAGATCAACAGGTCACAGGGTATATATCTGACGGAATTTCAGGGGTTGAGCGTCGCAAAAATGTCTGAGCTTCGCCGTGAGTTCCGCAAGGTCGGCGTTGAGTATCGCGTTGTTAAAAACACCCTGATCAAACAGGCATTGAAAGACCTTGCTGGTGCAGACAAGCTGGCTCCGGGTCTCAAAAGTACAACAGCAGTTGCATTTGGATTTGATGATCCCGTTGCTCCGGCAAAGGTTATCAGGAAGTTCAGCAAAACCAATGATGCGCTGAAGTTCAAGATGGCGTCGATTGATGGTGTTGTTTTTGGTCCTGATCAGCTCCCGCTTCTTTCCGAGATGCTTACCAAGACGGAAAATATTGGTCGTGCTGCTGGTCTGATCAACGGTGTGGTCAGTTCTGTTCCGATGGTGGTCAATGCGGTTATGAGAAACCTGGTCTGTGCTCTCGATCAGATCGCCAAGCAGAAGCAATAA
- the rpoB gene encoding DNA-directed RNA polymerase subunit beta has protein sequence MADATTTPCIDFSKIQSIIEPPDLLKVQLDSFHNFIQDSVPLAKRKDQGLERVLRGAFPITDTRGLYLLEYISYSFDKPKYTIEDCIERGLTYDVSLKVKLKLSYKDEADETDWKETIQQEVYLGRIPYMTNRGTFIVNGAERVVVAQLHRSPGVVFSEAVHPNGKKMYSAKIVPTRGSWIEFQTDINNQIFVYIDQKKNFLVSALLRAIGFARDEDILGLFDLVEELPLKSSKKEQLVGQYLASDIVDMQTGEVVSARTAITEDIFEQILAAGYKSVKVMKTFAGGDKGVDKSIIINTILNDNSATEEEALEIVYEELRANEAPDIDAARSFLERTFFNQKKYDLGEVGRYRIKKKLAKEFDDLTAYLAEKPELKQLSDTIYEKILQTIQSFSDEPTGEDILVLTHYDIISVIYYLIKLVNGLADVDDVDHLANRRVRSVGEQLAAQFVIGLARMGKNVREKLNSRDSDKIAPADLINARTVSSVVSSFFATSQLSQFMDQTNPLAEMTNKRRVSALGPGGLTRERAGFEVRDVHYTHYGRLCPIETPEGPNIGLISSLSVYAEINDKGFIQTPYRVVDKGQVTDTVLMLSAEDEENKITVPVSVPLDENRKIAMETVQARTKGDYPVVAAEDVNYMDVSPVQIVSAAAALIPFLEHDDGNRALMGANMQRQAVPLLTSEAPVVGTGMEAKVARDSRSVIVAEGAGVLEDVTAEYIQVRYDLNPDNDVRLSMLDPDEGLKTYKLIKFKRSNQDTCISQKPLVHIGQRVEKGTVLADSSSTDNGELALGKNVLVAFMPWRGYNFEDAIILSERLVYDDVFTSIHIHEFEANVRDTKRGEEQFTRDIYNVSDEALRNLDENGIVRIGAEVKERDILVGKITPKGESDPTPEEKLLRAIFGDKSSDVKDASMHVPAGMKGIVIKTKLFSRKKKVGMDVKEKLEVVDKRFDSKEYDLRKRFAKWIKQLLGGKSSVGVYNDKGKQLIAEGSVYDEILLAKFSAMPFLESIDFTKGLTDSKKVNDNVIRLVKEFRFMLKDLADERDNEKYKINVGDELPPGIEELAKVYIAQKRKIQVGDKMAGRHGNKGVVGKILSIEDMPFMADGTPVDIVLNPLGVPSRMNIGQLYETSLGWAAKKLGVKFKTPIFNGATYEEVQAELERAGLPAHGKVSLFDGRTGERFDDEVTIGYIYMLKLSHLVDDKIHARSTGPYSLITQQPLGGKAQFGGQRFGEMEVWALEAYGAANILREMLTVKSDDVIGRNKTYEAIVKGQNLPEPGIPESFNVLVRELQGLGLEIRIDDKVP, from the coding sequence GTGGCTGATGCAACAACAACACCCTGTATTGACTTTTCAAAAATCCAAAGTATTATAGAGCCCCCCGACCTCTTAAAAGTCCAGTTAGATTCATTCCATAATTTTATACAGGATAGCGTACCTCTCGCCAAAAGAAAAGATCAGGGTCTTGAGAGGGTGCTTCGCGGAGCATTCCCCATTACTGATACCCGGGGTCTCTACCTGCTTGAGTATATTTCATACAGCTTTGATAAACCAAAGTATACCATAGAGGATTGTATTGAGCGCGGCCTGACCTACGATGTCTCCCTTAAAGTCAAGCTAAAACTCTCCTATAAAGATGAGGCTGATGAGACAGACTGGAAGGAGACCATACAGCAGGAGGTTTACCTTGGCAGGATTCCTTACATGACCAACCGCGGCACCTTTATTGTCAACGGCGCTGAACGTGTTGTGGTCGCTCAGCTTCACCGCTCGCCCGGTGTTGTTTTCAGTGAGGCAGTCCATCCGAATGGCAAGAAAATGTATTCGGCAAAAATTGTACCGACCAGAGGTTCATGGATTGAGTTTCAGACCGATATCAATAATCAGATATTTGTCTATATCGACCAGAAAAAAAACTTTCTCGTCAGTGCGCTTTTGCGTGCCATAGGTTTTGCCAGAGACGAAGATATTCTCGGACTCTTTGATCTTGTTGAAGAGCTTCCTCTGAAGTCAAGCAAAAAAGAGCAGCTTGTCGGGCAGTATCTTGCTTCCGACATTGTTGACATGCAGACCGGAGAGGTGGTGAGTGCGAGGACAGCGATAACGGAGGATATTTTTGAGCAGATTCTTGCTGCCGGCTATAAAAGTGTCAAGGTGATGAAGACCTTTGCAGGCGGCGACAAGGGCGTAGACAAATCGATCATCATCAATACCATTCTCAATGACAATTCAGCGACCGAAGAAGAGGCGCTTGAGATTGTCTATGAAGAGTTGAGGGCCAATGAAGCTCCCGATATTGATGCTGCAAGGAGTTTTCTGGAGAGAACTTTCTTTAATCAGAAAAAATATGATCTCGGAGAGGTTGGCCGTTACAGGATCAAGAAAAAGCTCGCTAAAGAATTTGATGATCTGACTGCCTATCTCGCTGAAAAGCCTGAGTTGAAGCAGTTGTCGGATACCATTTACGAGAAAATTCTCCAGACGATACAATCGTTCTCTGATGAGCCGACAGGTGAGGATATTCTGGTGCTGACGCATTATGATATCATTTCAGTCATCTATTATCTCATCAAGCTGGTCAACGGTCTTGCCGATGTTGACGATGTCGATCATCTGGCAAACCGCCGCGTGCGTTCGGTCGGAGAACAGCTTGCAGCCCAGTTTGTTATTGGACTGGCCAGGATGGGAAAAAATGTTCGCGAGAAGCTCAACTCCAGAGACTCGGATAAAATAGCTCCTGCAGACCTGATCAACGCACGTACCGTATCGAGCGTTGTATCAAGTTTCTTTGCAACAAGCCAGTTGTCACAGTTCATGGACCAGACCAATCCTCTGGCTGAAATGACCAACAAGAGAAGGGTTTCTGCCCTTGGACCAGGTGGTCTTACCAGAGAGCGGGCAGGTTTTGAGGTTCGTGACGTTCACTATACACACTATGGCAGGCTCTGTCCGATTGAAACACCTGAAGGTCCCAATATCGGTCTGATCTCCTCGCTTTCAGTCTATGCCGAGATTAACGATAAAGGTTTTATCCAGACACCTTATCGTGTGGTTGATAAAGGTCAGGTGACGGATACCGTTCTGATGCTTTCGGCTGAAGATGAAGAAAACAAGATAACGGTACCAGTCAGTGTTCCCCTTGACGAAAACCGAAAGATTGCCATGGAGACGGTTCAGGCCAGGACAAAAGGAGATTATCCGGTTGTTGCGGCTGAGGATGTCAACTATATGGATGTCTCTCCCGTACAGATTGTTAGTGCTGCAGCAGCGCTGATTCCCTTCCTTGAGCACGATGACGGTAACCGCGCACTGATGGGTGCAAACATGCAACGCCAGGCGGTTCCGCTCTTAACCTCGGAAGCTCCTGTTGTCGGTACCGGTATGGAAGCAAAGGTGGCTCGGGATTCCCGTTCAGTCATTGTTGCCGAAGGGGCCGGAGTGCTCGAAGATGTTACGGCAGAATATATCCAGGTGCGTTATGATCTCAATCCTGACAATGATGTTCGCCTCTCGATGCTTGATCCTGATGAAGGGCTGAAAACCTATAAATTAATCAAGTTCAAGCGATCCAACCAGGACACCTGTATTTCACAGAAACCTCTTGTTCACATTGGTCAGCGTGTCGAAAAAGGAACCGTTCTTGCAGATAGCTCATCGACCGATAATGGTGAACTGGCACTTGGAAAAAACGTTCTGGTCGCCTTCATGCCCTGGCGTGGCTATAATTTTGAAGATGCTATCATTCTCAGTGAAAGGCTGGTCTATGACGATGTCTTTACCTCAATCCATATTCATGAATTCGAGGCCAATGTCCGGGATACCAAGCGTGGCGAAGAGCAGTTTACCCGTGACATCTACAATGTCAGTGATGAAGCGCTCAGAAACCTTGACGAGAATGGTATTGTGCGCATCGGTGCGGAAGTCAAGGAGCGGGATATTCTTGTCGGAAAAATAACGCCAAAAGGAGAGAGCGATCCAACACCGGAAGAGAAGCTGCTCAGGGCGATTTTCGGTGATAAATCGAGTGATGTCAAGGATGCTTCAATGCATGTGCCAGCCGGAATGAAGGGTATTGTTATCAAGACAAAGCTCTTCAGCCGCAAGAAAAAGGTTGGTATGGATGTAAAGGAAAAGCTTGAGGTTGTCGACAAGAGATTTGATTCCAAAGAGTATGATTTGCGAAAGCGGTTTGCAAAATGGATCAAACAGCTTCTTGGAGGCAAAAGCTCGGTTGGTGTATACAATGATAAAGGCAAACAGCTCATTGCCGAGGGTTCGGTGTACGATGAAATCCTTCTTGCGAAGTTCAGCGCAATGCCTTTCCTCGAGTCCATCGACTTTACAAAAGGGTTGACCGATTCCAAAAAAGTAAATGACAATGTCATACGCCTTGTCAAAGAGTTCCGTTTCATGCTCAAGGATCTGGCTGATGAGCGTGACAACGAAAAATATAAAATCAATGTTGGCGATGAACTTCCTCCAGGAATCGAGGAGCTGGCCAAAGTCTACATTGCCCAGAAAAGAAAGATTCAGGTCGGCGACAAGATGGCCGGTCGGCACGGAAACAAGGGTGTTGTCGGTAAAATTCTCTCGATTGAGGATATGCCTTTCATGGCTGATGGTACCCCGGTTGACATTGTTCTCAACCCGCTTGGTGTGCCGAGCCGTATGAATATTGGCCAGCTCTATGAAACATCGCTCGGCTGGGCAGCAAAGAAGCTTGGTGTCAAGTTCAAGACACCGATTTTCAATGGCGCTACCTATGAGGAAGTACAGGCTGAACTTGAAAGAGCTGGTCTTCCGGCTCATGGAAAAGTAAGTCTTTTCGATGGTCGTACCGGCGAGCGCTTTGATGACGAAGTGACAATTGGGTATATTTACATGCTCAAACTCAGTCACCTTGTCGATGACAAGATTCATGCCCGTTCCACTGGCCCATACTCGCTCATAACCCAGCAGCCGCTTGGTGGTAAAGCGCAGTTTGGTGGTCAGAGGTTTGGTGAAATGGAGGTTTGGGCACTTGAAGCTTATGGCGCGGCCAATATCCTTCGGGAGATGCTGACGGTCAAATCAGATGATGTGATAGGGCGGAACAAAACCTATGAGGCCATTGTTAAAGGACAGAACCTGCCAGAGCCAGGAATACCTGAATCCTTCAATGTTCTTGTCAGGGAGCTGCAAGGATTAGGTCTTGAGATACGTATTGACGACAAGGTTCCTTAG